A genomic window from Candidatus Kouleothrix ribensis includes:
- a CDS encoding RNA polymerase sigma factor, producing MSESAATGAERSSADALLVARIRAGDDDAFEALMVRYQAPLFRYLRGLVGDYEHAQDLLQETFLRAFRSIASLDDPGLLRSWLYRIAHNQAISALRRRRLISWLPLTFSLNLSSPAPDRSAIEAARVEAALAHVPLAQRAPLLLHMVGGFSYAEVAALLQLSESSVRMRISRGRAAFRAAYGAEEGDYAP from the coding sequence GTGAGCGAATCTGCTGCTACGGGGGCCGAGCGCAGCAGCGCCGACGCGCTGCTGGTCGCGCGCATTCGCGCAGGCGACGACGACGCATTCGAGGCGCTGATGGTGCGCTACCAGGCGCCGCTGTTTCGCTACCTGCGCGGCCTGGTCGGCGACTACGAGCACGCCCAGGATCTGCTGCAAGAGACCTTCCTGCGTGCGTTTCGCTCGATCGCCAGCCTCGACGATCCCGGCCTGTTGCGCAGCTGGCTCTACCGCATTGCGCACAACCAGGCCATCTCGGCATTGCGCCGCCGCCGGCTGATCAGCTGGCTGCCGCTCACGTTCAGCCTGAACCTGAGCAGCCCGGCCCCCGACCGTAGCGCGATCGAGGCCGCGCGGGTCGAAGCAGCACTCGCGCACGTGCCGCTCGCGCAGCGCGCGCCCTTGCTGCTGCACATGGTCGGCGGTTTCTCGTACGCCGAGGTCGCCGCCCTGCTGCAGCTGAGCGAGAGCAGCGTGCGCATGCGCATCAGCCGCGGTCGCGCCGCGTTTCGTGCCGCCTACGGCGCCGAGGAGGGCGATTATGCACCCTGA
- a CDS encoding YitT family protein: MPAFASRRRLGWGTVFDYVLILAAGIIAAFNVALFLAPHRIAPGGVSGVAIIINAFTGWSISLIMLSFNLPLLAFGFRMLGGWRFLRRSVLYTIVASGGVDLVARMLPPAGISHDLLLNAIYAGVVGGISAGLLYRGGGAGASTGVLSRVLQRLTGMPLSQAYLCVDGVIILFAALVFSWEAALYALMTLFIWGVVADYVLEGPGVIRIATIVTDQGDRVAGAIMKHLGYGVTAWRGEGKYTHQPHDVLFTTINRSQVGQLRELVAATDPDALLVIGQGHQAMGHRFRPLRPRFGSPTLDLGADDAADGNALEQGR, encoded by the coding sequence ATGCCCGCTTTCGCATCGCGCCGGCGCCTCGGCTGGGGCACCGTGTTCGACTATGTCTTGATCCTGGCCGCAGGCATAATCGCAGCCTTCAATGTGGCGCTATTTCTTGCGCCGCACCGGATCGCGCCGGGTGGCGTGAGCGGCGTCGCGATCATCATCAACGCCTTCACCGGCTGGTCGATCAGCCTGATCATGCTCAGCTTCAACCTGCCGCTGCTGGCGTTTGGCTTCCGCATGCTCGGCGGCTGGCGCTTTTTGCGGCGCTCGGTGCTGTATACGATCGTGGCGAGTGGCGGTGTTGATCTGGTGGCGCGCATGCTGCCGCCGGCCGGCATCAGCCACGACCTGCTGCTGAACGCGATCTACGCCGGGGTGGTGGGCGGCATCAGCGCCGGGCTGCTGTACCGCGGCGGCGGCGCCGGCGCCAGCACGGGGGTGCTTTCGCGCGTGCTCCAGCGGCTCACCGGCATGCCGCTGAGCCAGGCCTACCTGTGTGTCGACGGCGTGATCATCCTGTTTGCAGCGCTGGTGTTCAGCTGGGAGGCCGCGCTCTACGCGCTGATGACCCTATTCATCTGGGGTGTGGTGGCCGACTATGTGCTCGAGGGGCCAGGGGTGATCCGCATCGCGACGATCGTGACCGACCAGGGCGACCGGGTGGCCGGCGCGATTATGAAGCACCTGGGGTATGGCGTGACCGCCTGGCGCGGCGAGGGCAAATACACGCACCAGCCGCACGATGTGCTGTTCACGACGATCAACCGCTCGCAGGTGGGCCAGCTGCGCGAGCTGGTGGCGGCGACCGACCCGGATGCGCTGCTGGTGATCGGCCAGGGCCACCAGGCCATGGGGCACCGCTTCCGCCCACTGCGCCCGCGCTTTGGTTCGCCGACGCTCGACCTGGGCGCCGACGACGCGGCTGATGGCAATGCGCTAGAACAGGGGCGGTAA
- a CDS encoding protein kinase, with protein MQQLGKYQLDTLLGQGGMGAVYRSFHPVLNRPVAVKVMLGSMAADPQAEQRFMREAQVVAGLSHPGIVNILDVDVSDGRPYIVMEYLAGGSLADRLRAGPMPIAQALQLAVPLADALDYAHRQGLVHRDLKPANVLLRPDGSPVLADFGLARLAQADSAAQITATGAVLGTLAYMAPEQFSGQPTDARADVYSFGVMLYELCTGRLPFNGDSAQLMYGHLQLPPPAPRLARPDLPEALERLLLAMLSKEPAWRPQSMAEVAAALRAIERGDAAVGPTIALARPAGNTQPLPRANRGLLIGLAIGGLALVGLLALGALLALAVWNRSSSQAAATIVAPAATARARPTTGEVDPSPASTPRPSAPPSPSATPPPPLNLVREPLLSNAQPAGPERFSVGGVSLRQDTDTLWFFGEVRNDADGPRESVQVRVLLRDAAGNELASKSGFIELNYLAPGEIAPFSVLFTKDDQRPAFASYDFEVISKQADFQIGYSYRELQLADQPAARRDSLGFIKVSGRVKNVGQQAAKFVQIIGVFYDAEGHVVGIGSAFAEAPDERPLAAGADARFELSGIVFSAPPTRYRLLLEASRAT; from the coding sequence ATGCAGCAACTCGGAAAATACCAGCTCGATACACTGCTCGGCCAGGGCGGGATGGGCGCGGTCTACCGCTCGTTCCACCCTGTGCTCAACCGGCCGGTCGCGGTGAAGGTGATGCTCGGCAGCATGGCGGCCGATCCACAGGCCGAGCAGCGCTTCATGCGCGAGGCCCAGGTGGTTGCAGGGCTTTCGCACCCTGGTATCGTCAACATCCTCGACGTGGATGTGTCCGACGGCCGGCCCTACATTGTGATGGAGTACCTCGCCGGCGGCAGCCTGGCCGACCGGCTGCGCGCCGGGCCGATGCCGATCGCCCAGGCGCTCCAGCTGGCCGTGCCGCTGGCCGACGCGCTCGACTACGCGCATCGCCAGGGGCTGGTACACCGCGATCTCAAGCCGGCCAATGTGCTGCTGCGCCCCGACGGCAGCCCGGTGCTGGCCGACTTCGGGCTGGCGCGGCTGGCCCAGGCCGATAGCGCCGCGCAGATCACCGCCACCGGCGCGGTGCTGGGCACGCTGGCCTACATGGCCCCCGAGCAGTTCAGCGGCCAGCCGACCGACGCGCGCGCCGATGTCTACTCGTTCGGCGTCATGCTCTACGAGCTATGCACCGGCCGCCTGCCATTCAACGGCGACTCGGCCCAGCTGATGTATGGGCACCTGCAGCTGCCACCCCCGGCGCCGCGGCTGGCGCGGCCCGATCTGCCCGAAGCGCTCGAGCGCCTGCTGCTCGCGATGCTCTCGAAAGAGCCGGCCTGGCGCCCGCAGAGCATGGCCGAGGTGGCCGCCGCACTGCGCGCGATCGAGCGCGGCGATGCTGCCGTTGGCCCAACAATCGCATTGGCGCGCCCGGCCGGCAACACCCAGCCGCTCCCACGCGCCAATCGCGGCCTGCTGATCGGGCTGGCGATCGGCGGGCTGGCGCTGGTGGGGCTGCTCGCGCTCGGCGCGCTGCTGGCGCTCGCGGTGTGGAATCGCAGCAGCAGCCAGGCGGCTGCTACAATCGTGGCGCCGGCTGCCACTGCCCGCGCGCGCCCAACCACCGGCGAAGTTGACCCATCGCCGGCAAGCACACCCCGGCCGAGCGCGCCGCCCAGCCCAAGCGCCACGCCACCGCCGCCACTCAACCTGGTGCGCGAGCCACTGCTCAGCAATGCACAGCCGGCCGGCCCCGAGCGCTTCAGCGTCGGCGGGGTGAGCCTGCGGCAAGACACTGACACGCTGTGGTTCTTTGGCGAGGTGCGCAACGACGCCGACGGCCCGCGCGAGTCGGTGCAGGTGCGCGTACTCTTGCGCGACGCCGCCGGCAACGAGCTGGCCAGCAAAAGCGGGTTTATCGAGCTAAACTACCTCGCGCCCGGCGAGATCGCGCCATTCAGCGTGCTATTCACCAAAGACGACCAGCGGCCTGCGTTCGCCTCGTACGACTTTGAGGTGATCAGCAAGCAGGCCGACTTTCAGATCGGCTACAGCTACCGCGAGCTGCAACTGGCCGATCAGCCGGCCGCGCGCCGCGACTCGCTTGGCTTCATCAAGGTCAGCGGGCGCGTGAAGAATGTGGGCCAGCAGGCGGCCAAGTTCGTGCAGATCATTGGGGTGTTCTACGATGCCGAGGGCCATGTGGTAGGAATCGGGTCGGCCTTCGCCGAGGCGCCCGACGAGCGCCCGCTGGCCGCCGGCGCCGACGCGCGCTTCGAGCTGAGCGGGATCGTGTTCAGCGCGCCGCCCACGCGCTACCGGCTGCTGCTCGAGGCCAGCCGCGCGACATAG
- a CDS encoding zinc ribbon domain-containing protein — protein MSMCARCDAQIPEGGRFCIECGAPAEPATGATERLPEHAGGPQCGVCGTRNPAGADFCVSCGRALGARPLAEPPPAPGLPPMPAPLSYAPAEPPPMPARRMRPFVEWDGLTGGIWLIGLAVLFMTGWWWPGILVLIGLSSLLSGMARAQSPQARLGALQGAVWMIGIAVIAAFGWWWPGMLVLIGLSAIMGAVSFRDHSS, from the coding sequence ATGAGTATGTGTGCCCGCTGCGACGCGCAGATCCCCGAGGGTGGGCGTTTCTGCATCGAGTGTGGCGCGCCGGCCGAGCCGGCCACCGGTGCCACCGAGCGCCTGCCCGAGCATGCCGGTGGCCCGCAGTGCGGCGTGTGCGGCACGCGCAACCCGGCCGGTGCCGATTTCTGCGTCAGCTGTGGGCGGGCGCTGGGCGCGCGCCCACTGGCCGAGCCGCCGCCCGCGCCGGGGCTGCCGCCTATGCCGGCGCCGCTGAGCTACGCGCCGGCCGAGCCGCCGCCTATGCCGGCGCGCCGCATGCGCCCGTTTGTCGAGTGGGATGGCCTCACCGGCGGCATCTGGCTGATCGGGCTGGCGGTGCTATTCATGACCGGCTGGTGGTGGCCGGGCATCCTGGTGCTGATCGGGCTATCATCGCTGCTCAGCGGGATGGCGCGTGCGCAGAGCCCACAGGCGCGCCTGGGTGCGCTCCAGGGCGCGGTGTGGATGATTGGCATCGCGGTGATCGCCGCCTTCGGCTGGTGGTGGCCGGGCATGCTGGTGCTGATCGGCCTCAGCGCGATCATGGGTGCCGTGTCGTTCCGCGATCACTCCAGCTGA
- a CDS encoding 1-acyl-sn-glycerol-3-phosphate acyltransferase: protein MGLYTSRHPIARIGLPSRLFLAFVRFYCRIEIDGIEHVPSTGAFMLASNHASHADTAVIFAALPRRLRKRVVAAAAQDYFFDNGFRQFISRVLFNTIPVPRKISVSADPLRHVVRALREGYGVVLYPEGTRSRTGELGPFRSGIGRLAAEFPDVPIIPVWLEGTGRVLPRQGLPIPRPVKVNVRFGEPLKSERAWLADKSTWKVMAGRVREAVVRLRLRPNQAAD from the coding sequence ATGGGTTTGTACACCAGCCGACATCCGATCGCCCGGATCGGGCTGCCGTCGCGGCTGTTTCTTGCGTTTGTGCGCTTCTACTGCCGAATCGAGATCGACGGCATCGAGCATGTGCCCAGCACTGGCGCGTTCATGCTTGCCTCGAACCACGCCAGCCACGCCGACACGGCGGTGATCTTCGCGGCGCTGCCGCGGCGGCTGCGCAAGCGAGTGGTGGCCGCCGCCGCACAAGATTACTTCTTCGACAACGGCTTCCGCCAGTTCATTTCGCGGGTGCTGTTCAATACCATCCCGGTGCCGCGCAAAATCAGCGTATCGGCCGACCCGCTGCGCCATGTGGTACGGGCGCTGCGCGAAGGCTACGGCGTGGTGCTCTACCCCGAGGGTACGCGCAGCCGCACCGGCGAGCTCGGCCCATTTCGCAGCGGCATCGGCCGGCTGGCGGCCGAGTTCCCCGATGTGCCGATCATCCCGGTGTGGCTCGAGGGCACCGGGCGCGTGCTACCCCGGCAGGGCCTGCCCATCCCGCGGCCGGTGAAGGTCAATGTGCGCTTCGGCGAGCCGCTGAAGAGCGAGCGGGCCTGGCTGGCCGATAAATCGACCTGGAAGGTGATGGCTGGCCGTGTACGCGAAGCAGTGGTGCGGCTGCGGCTACGCCCAAACCAGGCCGCCGACTAG